A single region of the Latilactobacillus curvatus JCM 1096 = DSM 20019 genome encodes:
- a CDS encoding distal tail protein Dit, with the protein MVKNYFEYLKKKSNDYGLAFLKGQTINSATFDDANVEIPGRDGFLTMSNKRYKSANLVFKCNVYSKTGIQEAESEIANWLLSDVGWHNLTWSEDPGFTYIAKIDGGLSIERLGKTYGNVDINFLIQPNKFLDEGQSTLAIKNGQTLTNKGTLSAKPLIKITGSGDIKLTIGSTEFDLRKVDQGIILDCESQTATSLDGKRTQFDKLYSNFSTIPVGNNKISWTGSATVEITPRWAVIA; encoded by the coding sequence ATGGTTAAAAATTATTTTGAATATCTCAAAAAGAAGTCAAACGATTATGGTTTGGCTTTTTTAAAAGGACAAACCATAAATTCTGCCACATTCGATGATGCCAATGTAGAAATCCCTGGGCGCGATGGTTTTCTAACAATGAGTAATAAAAGATATAAAAGCGCAAATTTAGTTTTTAAATGCAACGTCTATTCAAAAACAGGTATACAAGAGGCTGAAAGCGAAATAGCGAATTGGTTATTATCAGACGTTGGTTGGCATAACTTGACTTGGTCAGAAGACCCAGGGTTTACCTATATCGCTAAAATTGATGGAGGACTGAGCATTGAAAGATTAGGTAAAACCTACGGCAACGTAGATATAAACTTTCTAATTCAACCGAATAAGTTTTTGGACGAAGGACAATCAACCTTAGCAATTAAAAACGGACAAACGCTAACAAATAAAGGTACATTATCAGCAAAACCATTGATTAAAATTACTGGTTCTGGCGATATTAAGCTTACGATTGGCAGTACGGAATTTGATTTACGTAAGGTTGATCAAGGAATCATTCTAGACTGTGAATCACAGACAGCAACTAGTCTCGATGGTAAGCGAACGCAGTTTGATAAATTGTACTCGAACTTTAGCACTATTCCTGTGGGTAACAATAAAATCAGTTGGACGGGTTCGGCTACCGTTGAGATTACGCCAAGATGGGCGGTGATAGCTTGA
- a CDS encoding major tail protein, with the protein MSKAKIGLSQFQYATVENEKTKSEIFKIPGMRSAKLDITNELETIYADDGPYLVIPAGITELKLELGLVDLPTIDKQQMLGVTVENGIERYTKTIKVPDVAVMFRALMDDNKYCYVGLAKGKFNLPGMDLKTKEDKIEVAEDSITGNFVARGEEEDMLFIGREDNEDFKLDAFTKMVFNGQAPTPPVGG; encoded by the coding sequence ATGAGCAAAGCTAAAATTGGTTTATCACAATTTCAATATGCAACAGTAGAAAACGAAAAAACGAAAAGTGAGATTTTTAAAATTCCGGGGATGCGTTCAGCAAAACTGGATATCACTAACGAATTAGAAACGATCTATGCAGATGACGGTCCATACTTGGTTATTCCAGCCGGTATCACTGAATTGAAACTTGAATTAGGATTGGTTGATTTACCAACAATTGATAAGCAACAAATGTTAGGCGTCACGGTCGAAAACGGAATCGAACGTTACACAAAGACGATTAAAGTCCCTGATGTGGCAGTTATGTTCCGCGCTTTAATGGACGACAACAAATACTGCTACGTTGGTTTGGCAAAGGGTAAATTTAACTTGCCTGGTATGGATTTGAAGACCAAAGAAGACAAGATTGAAGTTGCCGAAGATTCCATTACTGGTAACTTCGTTGCGCGTGGTGAAGAAGAAGATATGTTATTCATCGGGCGTGAAGATAACGAAGACTTCAAGCTTGACGCCTTTACTAAGATGGTATTTAACGGGCAAGCACCAACACCACCTGTTGGAGGGTAA
- a CDS encoding phage tail tape measure protein produces the protein MAGSLGHISGTVSLDINPFKQSTRVLQQQIKATGNAVKAQETAIKSSGKSINDLKANYATMGKQLQQYNALLSQQKGQFESYKSSIKDVNGATDEQKNKLSRLENEYNKTAASTSRLESKMQATARTIAIQDSGWTKAGEKLTKFGNATTTAGEKLTSLGRKATIGITTPIIGGFTVAAKSAIDFNSQISALGPLLTNGGKITASVRGELDQMSSSSKKWAMQFGVSTDKINDGMTEMVKRGYTAQQTMGAMPAVLNAAKASGDDFNDVMHVSTSVLEQFGLKTKSTTGMLKNTSRVTDSLTYVANATAAGFQDMGEAMTYVGPSAHAAGISLEETAAAIGIMSNKGIEGSVAGTALRGALTRLMKPSKQNVAGFKAMGISVEDFKKGTLTLPEIIDKIKTNTAGWTDQQRASSIAMAFGTEAQAGMNALISAGGDELRKYTKGAQDSAGTTKKIADQLNDTQAAKVARFKESIHVLGIEFGEKLLPTLTPLIEKATDMVQAFSNMDSATQQSIIKWALFAAAIGPVAGTLGNVFTVTGAVNSKLGKLFTMLGRVSGTSKAAESGIEGAGTALNSAGKGAGLFSSGLSLLNPYVLGTIAVVGAGVAVWELWGKKAVESANRTSRWGTDVGKSADKSLTKMQGFSTQASTALEGFNGKTKTTTKQVASNFSDMYEQMVTDSNNSIKKMEDDINDLPGFAKKDAQANVLQRKKANAEILADARKQNELIQTVLKKHNGDVSKLTDDERTIVLNGRTRMNADEVKLLQISGKAKKSVIAALNGDIDTMNHQQRGKAIDDLTSQFRSEEKAYQKQAATIKKAYSDNTISAKQYGAYMKQLKAEHNASTESMVASVFKLAKANGESKDQITQDLLNFGYTYEQAAKIVKTQSQNMSDSTGIVAADTANMSKSTAKANEQWNKLIFDPKTGKVKTNAQEEVNKAAQSQKGWNQLTYDLKHANLSSNAKLMIGEAALANGKWDDLTWKEQQAIVAVKGNKEMADIIQQFGIWDQFTPEQKEAILHGDASPIANLLLKGGQWNMLTLKEQQALVKDKATVPLVNILDKYGVWQGLSDAEKNAILNTKGAPALADMVVKYGAWNNLPQKQKDLLINNTDARQKLIDAGILLDNYKTNNPASKPLQAHDGGLAGAVAAGNAQVDGLKGNNPPSKGLKGHDAGLAAAINAGNDKINGLKGNNPPSKGLKGHDAGLGSVVAASNTQLNGFSSNNPGAKYLKAHDNASGPADAASSAVDRFSWKRDHKVTLTTVFETVEKKIKSFFANGTNNAPGGPAVVNDQNGANFQELVIPKGGNPLLFSGRNVFLPNLKKGSTVIPANKTKRILSSIPHFKNGTANNTRALGTLLKASAINQDTNVVINNNSQAADLKNVEVKLDKMIMLLSGKLTVDVDSDNRLIVKNDNIRTTMQEIGWQTQINQRGRLNG, from the coding sequence ATGGCAGGAAGTTTAGGACACATCTCGGGTACTGTTTCGCTTGATATTAATCCTTTTAAGCAATCGACACGTGTTTTGCAACAACAGATTAAAGCTACTGGTAATGCGGTTAAAGCGCAAGAAACGGCTATTAAATCGAGCGGCAAAAGTATTAATGATTTAAAAGCTAACTATGCCACAATGGGCAAACAGTTACAGCAGTATAACGCCTTACTTTCCCAACAAAAAGGTCAGTTTGAAAGTTATAAATCGAGCATTAAAGACGTAAACGGCGCGACTGATGAGCAAAAAAATAAGCTCTCTCGATTGGAAAACGAGTACAACAAAACAGCGGCGTCTACTTCAAGATTAGAATCTAAGATGCAAGCTACCGCTAGAACGATTGCTATTCAAGACAGTGGCTGGACTAAAGCTGGCGAAAAGCTAACTAAGTTTGGCAATGCCACCACCACAGCAGGTGAGAAGCTTACTTCGTTAGGTCGAAAAGCGACAATTGGCATCACCACACCAATCATAGGTGGCTTTACAGTTGCTGCTAAATCTGCAATTGATTTCAACTCACAGATTAGTGCGCTTGGCCCGTTATTAACCAACGGCGGTAAGATTACGGCTTCTGTTCGTGGAGAGTTAGACCAGATGAGTAGCTCGTCTAAAAAGTGGGCGATGCAGTTCGGTGTTTCAACCGACAAGATTAATGATGGCATGACCGAAATGGTAAAGCGTGGTTATACAGCTCAACAGACAATGGGCGCTATGCCTGCTGTATTGAACGCTGCTAAGGCATCTGGCGATGACTTTAATGACGTTATGCACGTATCGACATCTGTTCTTGAACAATTCGGGTTAAAAACAAAGTCAACAACTGGGATGCTTAAGAATACAAGCCGTGTAACCGATAGTTTAACGTATGTCGCCAATGCTACAGCTGCAGGTTTCCAAGATATGGGTGAAGCCATGACTTATGTCGGACCATCCGCTCATGCCGCCGGAATTAGCTTGGAAGAAACGGCTGCTGCGATTGGGATTATGAGTAATAAAGGTATTGAAGGTTCGGTTGCTGGTACAGCTTTACGTGGTGCTTTAACTCGGTTAATGAAACCATCTAAACAAAACGTTGCTGGATTTAAAGCAATGGGTATTTCAGTTGAAGACTTTAAAAAAGGTACATTAACCTTACCTGAGATTATCGATAAGATTAAAACCAATACTGCCGGTTGGACTGACCAACAACGCGCATCATCAATTGCAATGGCATTTGGTACTGAAGCGCAAGCCGGAATGAACGCTTTAATTTCTGCTGGCGGTGACGAATTACGCAAATACACCAAGGGTGCACAGGATTCAGCCGGCACCACCAAAAAAATTGCTGATCAATTGAATGATACGCAAGCTGCCAAGGTAGCACGGTTTAAAGAGTCAATCCATGTTTTAGGAATTGAATTTGGTGAGAAATTATTGCCAACATTGACGCCTCTAATCGAAAAAGCAACCGATATGGTACAAGCGTTCTCAAACATGGACAGTGCGACACAACAATCCATTATTAAGTGGGCGTTGTTTGCAGCTGCGATTGGGCCAGTTGCAGGTACTTTAGGAAATGTTTTTACAGTAACTGGTGCTGTTAATTCGAAACTCGGTAAATTATTTACAATGCTTGGCCGTGTTTCAGGAACTTCTAAAGCGGCTGAGTCGGGTATTGAAGGCGCTGGGACAGCTTTAAATAGTGCCGGTAAGGGTGCAGGATTGTTTAGTAGTGGATTGTCGTTATTAAATCCATATGTATTAGGAACAATTGCAGTCGTCGGCGCTGGTGTGGCTGTTTGGGAACTTTGGGGCAAGAAAGCTGTGGAATCTGCTAATAGAACTTCACGTTGGGGGACTGATGTTGGCAAGTCTGCTGATAAATCGCTAACTAAAATGCAAGGATTCTCAACGCAAGCTTCTACCGCGCTCGAAGGCTTTAACGGGAAAACAAAAACAACAACTAAACAAGTAGCTTCTAATTTTTCTGACATGTATGAGCAGATGGTCACAGATTCAAATAACTCCATTAAAAAAATGGAAGATGATATTAATGACCTACCTGGTTTTGCCAAGAAAGATGCGCAGGCAAATGTTTTACAACGCAAAAAAGCAAATGCAGAAATTTTAGCGGACGCAAGGAAACAAAACGAGTTAATCCAAACTGTACTCAAAAAACATAATGGCGATGTTTCAAAACTAACCGATGATGAACGTACCATCGTACTTAATGGGCGTACACGTATGAATGCTGATGAAGTTAAGCTTCTACAAATTAGTGGCAAGGCTAAGAAATCTGTAATAGCTGCTTTAAATGGCGATATTGATACGATGAATCATCAACAACGTGGTAAAGCGATTGATGATTTAACAAGTCAATTTAGATCAGAAGAAAAAGCTTATCAAAAACAAGCAGCGACAATTAAAAAGGCATATTCAGACAATACAATTTCTGCCAAACAGTACGGTGCGTACATGAAGCAATTAAAAGCAGAGCACAACGCTTCTACAGAAAGTATGGTTGCGTCTGTATTCAAACTTGCCAAGGCTAATGGCGAGTCAAAAGACCAAATTACTCAAGATTTATTAAATTTTGGGTATACGTACGAACAAGCGGCTAAAATTGTTAAAACTCAAAGCCAAAACATGTCCGATAGTACCGGGATAGTTGCAGCAGATACTGCTAACATGTCAAAATCAACCGCTAAAGCAAATGAACAATGGAATAAGTTAATCTTTGACCCTAAAACTGGCAAGGTCAAAACCAACGCCCAAGAGGAAGTTAACAAAGCTGCCCAATCGCAAAAAGGTTGGAACCAACTCACCTATGATTTGAAACATGCTAACTTAAGCAGCAATGCTAAGTTAATGATTGGTGAAGCCGCGCTCGCGAATGGTAAGTGGGATGATCTGACGTGGAAAGAACAACAAGCCATTGTTGCTGTTAAGGGTAATAAGGAAATGGCTGATATCATTCAACAGTTCGGTATTTGGGACCAATTCACACCAGAGCAAAAAGAAGCTATCTTGCACGGCGATGCGTCACCGATTGCTAATTTACTTTTAAAGGGTGGTCAATGGAACATGTTGACGCTCAAAGAGCAGCAAGCGTTGGTTAAAGATAAGGCAACTGTACCTTTAGTTAATATTTTAGATAAATATGGTGTATGGCAAGGTCTATCTGACGCTGAAAAGAACGCTATTTTAAACACTAAAGGTGCACCAGCACTTGCGGATATGGTTGTTAAGTATGGCGCTTGGAACAATCTTCCACAAAAACAAAAAGATCTATTAATTAATAATACAGATGCTCGGCAGAAATTAATTGATGCTGGCATCTTATTGGACAACTACAAGACAAACAATCCTGCAAGTAAACCACTGCAAGCTCATGATGGCGGATTAGCAGGGGCAGTTGCTGCTGGCAACGCACAAGTTGACGGCTTGAAGGGTAACAACCCACCAAGCAAAGGGCTGAAGGGTCATGATGCCGGCTTAGCGGCAGCAATTAATGCGGGTAATGACAAAATCAATGGCTTGAAAGGTAACAACCCACCAAGCAAGGGATTAAAAGGCCATGATGCTGGACTAGGTAGTGTAGTAGCCGCTAGCAATACTCAATTGAACGGGTTTAGCTCGAATAATCCGGGGGCGAAATATCTTAAAGCGCATGATAATGCATCAGGTCCAGCAGATGCTGCATCATCTGCTGTAGATAGATTTAGCTGGAAACGAGATCATAAAGTGACGTTAACAACTGTTTTTGAAACGGTTGAAAAGAAGATTAAAAGCTTCTTTGCTAACGGGACAAATAATGCACCTGGGGGCCCAGCAGTTGTCAATGACCAGAATGGCGCAAACTTTCAAGAGTTGGTCATTCCAAAAGGCGGCAATCCGTTGCTTTTTTCCGGTAGAAATGTATTCCTGCCTAATTTAAAAAAGGGCTCAACGGTTATTCCGGCTAATAAGACAAAACGGATTCTAAGCTCAATACCACATTTTAAAAATGGTACTGCTAATAATACTCGTGCTTTGGGTACTTTATTGAAAGCCAGTGCTATAAATCAAGATACAAATGTTGTTATTAATAACAACTCTCAAGCGGCAGATTTAAAAAATGTTGAAGTTAAACTTGACAAGATGATCATGTTGTTAAGTGGCAAGCTAACGGTTGATGTTGATAGTGATAATAGATTAATTGTAAAAAACGACAACATTCGAACTACAATGCAAGAAATTGGTTGGCAGACTCAAATTAATCAAAGGGGGCGTTTAAATGGTTAA
- the gpG gene encoding phage tail assembly chaperone G produces the protein MEIELNINGETKKFTRTKPLSLADTLLALELQLKQQKRAEKDSETAKDLKDNLSDICEFLSKFFDNQFSLKEAYEGLDPKNIATVNRFVEQALGGEDENL, from the coding sequence ATGGAAATTGAATTAAATATTAATGGTGAAACTAAAAAATTTACACGTACGAAACCGCTCAGCTTGGCGGACACGCTTTTAGCATTGGAACTTCAATTAAAACAGCAAAAACGTGCTGAAAAAGATTCAGAAACAGCTAAAGATTTAAAGGACAACTTAAGTGACATCTGCGAATTCTTGTCTAAATTTTTCGACAATCAATTTTCTTTGAAAGAAGCTTACGAGGGATTAGACCCCAAGAATATCGCCACTGTTAATAGATTTGTTGAACAAGCGCTAGGTGGTGAAGACGAAAATTTATAG
- a CDS encoding phage tail spike protein, whose translation MGGDSLSVPILYEANATDFNNLGLGPLVDTTVATVTEERNGQFILEMQYPVDGIRASLIAKNRILKVDAGHKLKDQRFVIKRINRIMGNDGLSYSIYAEHISYITADYALKPNLTVNGSGNVAMTQWLNGIIDSNRIHVDSDITTENTTSWTIDKVQNARQALGGVQGSILDVWGGEYRFDNLNISLLRHRGTVSNTLLSYGRNITDFDQEENITNTYTSIYPFASYSVQNGDTSEQKILTIPDLVVDSEYVNNFPNRKIQVVDFSDKFSTDEKPTVERLAEFAKSYIKSNNVGVPTVSTKISFVDLSKTENYKEFAPLEELDLCDEVPFAFEKFGIKTTAKISRIVWNVLLDSYDSLELGELKTNLSDVINNTNNAALDAKDAANDAKNSADNAALSANGKNRNWYGADDPTFGHLSELREGDSWYMPNGEDTELYHWINGQWVFILSTKDAHDAADAADKASKEAEEAKKTANKAVDGANDAVAKAGFANDTATQAKSDAAAATQNATTALTNAGTALTNAKNALDNVTKLDQTVKTEVTNINGQLAQKVSQTTFDTLKGTVTSQGTLINQNKDAIKLKADQTYVDTIKGTVANNTAAIDLNSKEIKLKASQSDVDKLGGRVTNAEAQIKLQADQIKLTVSKTELTNVLGDYATQTWTQSQIKSTADQINLSVEQSITTSENTLNNNIANATNDMATKTWTKGQLDLTDSSLTSQISSVKDGLTTQYTQLQQTLNGVQVTANNAVTQTQYTQLSDQFTTTIANVGNGGTNLLYDGGFESGKLNGLPEFYNNSLGNRPLPRGNYAVYLYAMPAEVNDDKVWYWSLPNPIVIKANQYYVISYDYSAAGSATTASDYAVDNAGNIIFGIMMEHTAHDMSDQSAWKRYKKVFRLSTDTTITKLRFGWVANSLSGGWKVIDNVQIEDGSIAHPYSPSQNDLATSSQFTQLQNDINLRVKAGDVVNQINISPESILIDGKKVHITGQTSIDNAVIKDAMIADIKADKITAGTLNAANVNVINLNADNITTGTLKGANLSLNLNTGEVVFQKGSIKSTNGNLNIDISKGTMAVINQYKSGFYFEDGKLVLNDGWLEGTSNQPKYGSLEYNANFFTVNGLAVKGTEGVTIGTPGYNPLAMFSSVKESGIAIDKKHLEIGSVGPTIISSGNEFFMNLWTQPPFIAVGTTADGNHMTTSDPGSRISLYAEYVHIKSAYSKTASGSANVIVSEDGALVRSTSASKYKTDIVRTNISNYGEKLLELPTATWTDIAETKRYRDDPVNQIKPTRNFGMIAEDLAEAGLEMLVVRGTDGELEGINYDRIGPALIPVIAKLKNEVETLKQQLEEKTA comes from the coding sequence ATGGGCGGTGATAGCTTGAGTGTACCTATTCTATATGAAGCTAACGCTACTGATTTTAACAATTTAGGGCTCGGACCATTAGTTGATACCACAGTTGCGACAGTAACTGAAGAACGAAATGGACAGTTTATTCTAGAAATGCAATATCCGGTTGATGGGATTCGGGCTAGTTTAATCGCTAAGAATCGTATTCTTAAAGTAGATGCTGGACATAAATTAAAGGACCAGCGCTTTGTAATCAAGCGGATTAATCGCATCATGGGGAACGACGGATTATCTTACTCTATTTATGCTGAACATATTAGTTATATAACTGCTGATTATGCCCTCAAACCAAATTTAACGGTTAATGGTAGCGGAAATGTAGCTATGACTCAATGGCTAAACGGCATCATAGACTCTAATAGAATTCACGTTGATAGTGATATCACCACCGAGAATACGACAAGTTGGACGATTGACAAGGTGCAGAATGCACGCCAAGCATTAGGCGGTGTTCAAGGTTCAATTCTTGACGTTTGGGGCGGCGAATATCGCTTTGACAATCTGAACATTAGTTTATTAAGACATCGTGGAACTGTTTCAAATACGCTGCTATCATATGGGCGTAATATTACAGATTTTGACCAAGAAGAGAATATTACAAACACTTATACTTCAATATATCCATTTGCTAGCTACTCCGTACAAAATGGCGACACTTCGGAGCAGAAGATTTTAACTATTCCCGATCTAGTTGTAGATTCCGAATATGTAAATAATTTTCCAAATCGAAAAATTCAAGTTGTAGATTTCAGCGATAAGTTTAGTACCGATGAAAAGCCCACTGTTGAACGCTTAGCAGAATTTGCTAAAAGCTATATCAAAAGCAATAACGTAGGTGTACCGACTGTTTCTACTAAAATTAGTTTTGTTGACTTATCTAAAACTGAAAATTATAAAGAATTTGCACCGCTAGAAGAGCTCGATTTATGCGATGAAGTTCCTTTCGCTTTTGAAAAATTTGGGATAAAAACAACTGCTAAAATTAGTAGAATTGTGTGGAATGTTTTACTTGATAGCTACGATTCATTAGAACTAGGCGAGTTAAAGACGAATTTAAGCGATGTTATTAATAACACTAATAATGCTGCTCTTGATGCAAAAGATGCCGCTAATGATGCAAAAAACAGCGCAGACAATGCAGCATTATCTGCCAATGGGAAAAATAGAAATTGGTACGGGGCAGATGACCCGACTTTTGGTCATCTTAGTGAACTTCGCGAGGGTGATTCCTGGTATATGCCTAACGGCGAAGATACCGAACTATATCATTGGATTAACGGCCAGTGGGTCTTTATTTTGTCGACCAAGGATGCCCATGACGCGGCAGACGCAGCGGACAAAGCATCAAAAGAAGCCGAAGAAGCCAAAAAAACGGCTAACAAGGCAGTAGATGGTGCCAATGACGCAGTAGCCAAAGCGGGATTTGCGAACGACACGGCGACACAAGCTAAATCAGATGCGGCGGCTGCCACTCAGAATGCAACGACAGCCCTAACTAATGCGGGCACAGCTTTAACCAATGCTAAAAATGCCTTGGATAACGTTACTAAGTTAGACCAAACGGTTAAAACCGAAGTCACTAACATTAATGGGCAGCTTGCACAAAAGGTTAGCCAGACTACGTTTGATACGTTAAAAGGCACTGTTACAAGCCAAGGTACACTTATCAATCAAAATAAAGATGCTATTAAATTAAAGGCTGATCAGACTTACGTCGACACGATTAAGGGTACGGTGGCAAATAATACTGCTGCCATTGACCTTAACAGCAAAGAAATCAAGCTAAAGGCTAGCCAATCAGACGTCGATAAGCTAGGCGGGCGAGTAACCAACGCGGAAGCTCAAATCAAACTGCAAGCTGACCAGATTAAGTTGACGGTAAGTAAGACAGAACTAACCAACGTTTTGGGCGACTATGCCACACAAACATGGACGCAGTCGCAGATTAAAAGCACTGCTGACCAGATTAATTTAAGTGTTGAGCAATCGATCACGACCTCAGAAAATACGTTAAATAATAACATTGCAAACGCCACAAACGATATGGCCACAAAAACGTGGACAAAAGGACAACTTGATTTAACGGATAGCAGCCTAACGAGCCAGATATCAAGTGTTAAAGATGGGTTAACAACCCAATATACTCAGTTACAGCAAACGCTAAATGGCGTGCAAGTGACGGCCAATAACGCGGTCACACAAACTCAATACACTCAACTGTCAGATCAATTTACGACAACAATCGCCAATGTGGGTAATGGAGGTACAAACCTTTTATACGATGGAGGGTTTGAGAGCGGCAAATTAAATGGTCTACCGGAATTTTATAATAATAGTCTCGGTAATCGGCCGTTACCACGAGGTAATTATGCTGTTTACTTATATGCTATGCCGGCTGAGGTCAATGACGATAAAGTATGGTATTGGTCATTGCCAAACCCGATTGTGATTAAAGCAAATCAATATTATGTTATCTCTTATGATTATTCTGCGGCAGGATCAGCGACAACTGCTAGTGATTATGCGGTCGATAATGCCGGTAACATAATTTTTGGTATTATGATGGAACATACCGCACATGACATGTCAGATCAGAGTGCCTGGAAACGGTATAAAAAGGTGTTTAGATTAAGCACTGATACCACAATTACAAAGTTGAGATTTGGTTGGGTTGCTAACAGCTTATCGGGAGGCTGGAAAGTAATAGACAATGTGCAGATTGAGGACGGTTCAATTGCACATCCGTATAGTCCATCGCAAAACGATTTAGCAACATCTAGTCAGTTTACTCAGCTCCAAAACGACATTAATCTCCGCGTTAAAGCGGGCGACGTAGTCAACCAAATTAACATCAGTCCAGAAAGCATTTTAATTGACGGCAAGAAGGTCCACATCACGGGGCAAACGTCAATTGATAACGCAGTGATTAAAGATGCCATGATTGCAGACATTAAAGCCGATAAGATTACCGCTGGGACGCTTAATGCTGCTAACGTGAATGTGATTAACCTTAATGCGGATAACATTACGACGGGGACTTTAAAGGGCGCTAATTTAAGCTTGAATCTTAATACCGGGGAAGTTGTATTCCAGAAAGGTTCGATTAAATCAACCAATGGCAATCTAAACATCGACATCAGCAAGGGTACAATGGCGGTTATCAACCAGTACAAAAGTGGTTTTTATTTTGAAGATGGCAAGCTTGTTTTAAATGACGGCTGGTTGGAAGGTACTTCGAACCAGCCTAAATATGGGTCGCTTGAATACAACGCCAATTTCTTCACTGTTAACGGCTTAGCTGTTAAAGGAACAGAAGGCGTGACGATTGGGACACCAGGTTACAATCCATTAGCAATGTTCTCGTCAGTTAAGGAATCCGGGATTGCAATTGACAAAAAACATCTAGAAATAGGAAGTGTTGGCCCAACAATAATTAGTTCTGGCAATGAATTCTTTATGAATTTATGGACACAGCCGCCTTTTATTGCCGTTGGGACAACAGCGGATGGTAATCATATGACTACTAGTGATCCTGGCTCTCGAATTTCTTTATACGCCGAGTATGTACACATTAAATCGGCATACTCAAAGACAGCCAGTGGTTCGGCGAATGTTATCGTTTCCGAAGATGGCGCGCTTGTCCGTTCCACGTCAGCCTCTAAATATAAAACCGATATTGTTCGAACTAACATCTCTAATTACGGAGAGAAGTTGCTAGAGTTGCCAACTGCGACATGGACTGATATTGCTGAAACTAAACGTTATCGAGATGATCCAGTTAATCAGATTAAACCGACGCGCAACTTCGGGATGATTGCCGAAGATTTGGCGGAAGCTGGGCTTGAAATGCTGGTTGTCCGCGGAACAGATGGCGAACTTGAAGGAATTAATTACGACCGTATCGGGCCAGCTTTAATCCCGGTAATTGCGAAACTTAAAAATGAAGTTGAAACACTAAAACAACAATTGGAGGAAAAAACAGCATGA
- a CDS encoding phage head closure protein, giving the protein MIISRLNNRITFFSLAPSVNDDGVPIENVRTDEYSCWAEVAKSTNKEFKEVAKETTDFYIRYRQNKLIDQTWKIDFDGRIYEIVQVEEDFLNHDLTKVKGVLVK; this is encoded by the coding sequence ATGATAATCAGTCGGTTGAATAACCGCATCACATTTTTCAGCTTAGCGCCTAGTGTCAACGATGACGGCGTTCCAATCGAAAATGTTCGTACTGATGAATATAGCTGTTGGGCTGAGGTTGCTAAGTCGACTAATAAGGAATTCAAAGAAGTCGCCAAAGAAACGACTGATTTCTATATTCGTTACCGTCAAAATAAGTTGATTGACCAGACTTGGAAGATTGACTTCGATGGTCGGATCTATGAAATTGTCCAAGTTGAAGAAGATTTCTTAAACCACGACCTTACAAAGGTTAAGGGAGTGTTAGTGAAATGA
- a CDS encoding HK97-gp10 family putative phage morphogenesis protein, producing the protein MKGMDAMLANVTRLEVEAPKKARKSINKGAEIFAKHLKADTPVDSGALASDVQTGPMKASTGRFEKQVGYGGKSAWRAHFPDKGTKKQRAQNFSIRAQEESRDEILEVYAEEMRLLDD; encoded by the coding sequence ATGAAGGGCATGGATGCAATGTTGGCGAACGTCACAAGACTTGAAGTTGAGGCGCCTAAAAAGGCACGTAAGAGCATCAATAAGGGCGCTGAAATCTTTGCTAAGCATCTTAAGGCCGATACGCCAGTAGATTCTGGTGCACTTGCAAGTGACGTTCAAACCGGCCCAATGAAAGCTTCAACTGGACGTTTTGAAAAACAAGTCGGCTACGGCGGTAAAAGTGCTTGGCGGGCCCATTTTCCAGACAAAGGAACAAAAAAGCAACGAGCGCAGAATTTTTCAATTAGAGCGCAGGAAGAATCACGCGATGAGATTCTGGAAGTTTACGCTGAAGAAATGAGGCTTCTAGATGACTAA